The proteins below come from a single Chryseobacterium capnotolerans genomic window:
- a CDS encoding efflux RND transporter periplasmic adaptor subunit: protein MVKKSLMYINLCLILLFVGCQSEKKEKTETASFNVTSPLVKDTLVHKDYVAQIRSINHIELRAQEKGYIQAIYVDEGQFVQKGQLLFKIMPNLYESDVNRAKAESKYAEIEYQNTKNLSDKNIVAPQEMAMAKAKYEKAQAELSSMNTHLRFTEIRAPFSGIIGKLHVRKGSLVGDGELVTELSDNSKMWVYFNVPEAEYLNHMSNRKDNDPLHVRLMMANGKEFTQDGIVETIESDFNNETGNIAYRATFLNPKGLLRYGETGNIVITSPYANAMMIPQKATFEELEKKYVYVITKDNKVKAREIKIAAELPHIYVVASGLGKDERILLDGLRMVQENQKISSKYQKPEKVMSNLDLYAE, encoded by the coding sequence ATGGTCAAGAAAAGTCTCATGTATATCAACTTGTGCCTTATTCTCCTGTTTGTAGGCTGTCAATCCGAAAAAAAGGAAAAGACAGAAACTGCATCATTCAACGTAACAAGCCCTCTTGTAAAAGATACTCTCGTACATAAAGATTATGTAGCCCAGATCCGTTCCATTAATCATATTGAGCTGCGTGCTCAGGAAAAAGGATATATTCAGGCTATTTATGTAGATGAAGGACAGTTTGTTCAAAAGGGACAATTGCTGTTCAAAATTATGCCTAACCTTTATGAATCTGATGTTAACCGCGCTAAAGCGGAATCCAAATATGCAGAAATTGAATATCAGAACACTAAAAATCTTTCTGATAAAAACATTGTTGCCCCTCAGGAAATGGCAATGGCTAAAGCTAAATATGAAAAAGCTCAGGCTGAACTGTCTTCTATGAATACGCATTTGAGATTCACGGAGATCCGGGCTCCTTTTTCCGGGATTATAGGAAAATTGCATGTTCGAAAAGGAAGTCTTGTAGGTGATGGTGAACTTGTAACCGAACTTTCTGATAACAGTAAAATGTGGGTTTATTTCAATGTTCCGGAAGCGGAATACCTGAACCACATGAGCAACAGAAAAGATAATGATCCGCTCCATGTTCGTCTGATGATGGCCAACGGAAAAGAGTTTACACAAGATGGTATCGTAGAAACTATAGAATCTGATTTTAATAATGAGACCGGGAATATCGCCTACAGAGCTACATTCCTTAATCCAAAAGGATTATTACGATATGGTGAAACCGGGAATATTGTGATTACTTCACCTTATGCCAATGCCATGATGATTCCTCAAAAGGCAACCTTCGAAGAACTGGAAAAGAAATATGTCTATGTGATTACCAAAGACAACAAAGTAAAAGCAAGAGAAATAAAAATTGCTGCTGAATTACCGCATATCTATGTAGTAGCTTCAGGGCTTGGAAAGGATGAGAGAATCCTTCTGGATGGTCTTCGAATGGTTCAGGAAAACCAAAAGATCAGTTCAAAATACCAAAAGCCTGAGAAAGTGATGTCGAACCTCGATCTGTATGCAGAGTAA